One stretch of Vulpes lagopus strain Blue_001 chromosome X, ASM1834538v1, whole genome shotgun sequence DNA includes these proteins:
- the LOC121483600 gene encoding chromobox protein homolog 3-like: protein MASNKTTLQKKKGKKQNGKSKKVEEAEPEEFVVENLLDHRVANGKVEYFLKWKGFIDADYTWEPEEYLDCPELIEAFLNSQKVGKEKDGTKRKSLSDSKSDDSKSKKKRDAMRSRKANKPRGFARGLDPERIIGATDSSGELMFLMKWKDSDEADLVLAKEANMKCSQIVIAFYEERLTCHSCPEDEAQ from the exons ATGGCCTCCAATAAAActacattgcaaaaaaaaaaaggaaagaaacagaatggaaagagtaaaaaagtagaagaggCGGAACCTGAAGAATTTGTGGTGGAAAACCTACTGGACCACCGTGTAGCGAATGGGAAAGTGGAGTATTTCCTGAAGTGGAAGGGATTTATAGATGCTGACTATACTTGGGAACCTGAAGAATATTTAGACTGTCCAGAGTTAATTGAAGCATTTCTTAATTCTCAAAAAGTTGGTAAAGAAAAAGAtggtacaaaaagaaaatctttatctgACAGCAAATCAGATGATagcaaatcaaagaagaaaagagatgctATGAGAAGCAGAAAG GCTAATAAACCAAGAGGCTTTGCCAGAGGTCTTGATCCTGAACGAATAATTGGTGCCACAGACAGCAGTGGAGAATTAATGTTTCTCATGAAATGGAAAGATTCAGATGAGGCAGACTTGGTGCTGGCAAAAGAGGCAAATATGAAATGTTCTCAAATTGTAATTGCGTTTTATGAAGAGAGACTAACTTGTCATTCTTGTCCAGAAGATGAAGCTCAGTAA